From the Paludisphaera mucosa genome, one window contains:
- a CDS encoding serine/threonine-protein kinase, with the protein MLDPKTSRFWKAALQSGLLDAEALAACWDAISPEKRDDAEHLDRRLGRQAVYLQRLTLWQAQQLLAGRITGFQVDRYILQELIGQGGMGRVYRAKDTRLDRHVALKILSPERMNNPRAIARFQREAKVGAQLQHENLVRLYDFGESQGRHFLVMEFIEGKTLGFYIATQGRIPPAVAARFCRQVALGLDHAHGKGLIHRDVNPYNVIVTKEGIAKLADMGLAIDLADEGKVTRDGATVGTFDYVAPEQARHSHSADIRSDIYSLGCTFYHMVAGQVPFPHPGLAEKLFAHQSQEAAPLAGLTPDVPPGLAEVVGKMMRKKPEERFQNPQEVAAALRPYTERSPVEREAVIAVGATGGDVRAPERGDLGSGDAPTSTTGGSDVGNEASQEFSIQVDLGPAPSLTGSVRNPRPWFGTAGPRPPSGCDSTSSGSDSGSAVSASRLDLPAGPGRPRWQKAAMLLGLLASGLAVEEGVRRSLGRGDAQVRRPTLSANVAKGASPGRVMPPIDWDKSPVAVLQPDGSMASAPDLLRAMETALGGKGIVVLRGGTPIELQAGEGHSISGRGTLQIQGVEGETTVLKIALDAAKPFLATGSGVNLVLKNLTIEVSRPAVPSVAASPAPAPPALIMAAGKALLEHCAIRTAPTHGYPGSCAIVSNGGGLSVTHCWFEGFETAVEIRALAGNDHILRQSMFVPGGTPSEAVKSGKPVRRGWAARIVFEGGGVPRGGRSVRFDHCTFVGEGLSQIVGFTGRSPLRLDAVGCAARVERLLGWSGSPSDASWTPKSLTWTGVDNQLDVAGDVWISTAEAAPTVSGADEWARIYSEKGLNRAAIQFTMAPLTPDGRLSPQAYSIVRATSPTPGADPYEVGPKP; encoded by the coding sequence ATGCTCGATCCCAAGACATCGCGATTCTGGAAGGCCGCGCTTCAAAGCGGTCTCCTCGACGCCGAGGCGCTCGCCGCCTGCTGGGACGCCATCTCCCCCGAAAAACGCGACGACGCGGAGCATCTCGACCGTCGTCTCGGGCGTCAGGCCGTGTATCTCCAGCGTCTGACGCTTTGGCAGGCGCAACAGCTGCTCGCCGGCCGAATCACCGGTTTTCAAGTCGATCGCTACATCCTTCAGGAACTGATCGGTCAGGGCGGTATGGGTCGCGTCTACCGCGCGAAGGACACTCGTCTCGATCGCCACGTGGCGTTGAAGATCCTCTCGCCCGAGCGAATGAACAACCCCCGAGCAATCGCGCGATTCCAGCGTGAGGCGAAGGTCGGGGCACAGCTTCAGCACGAAAACCTCGTTCGACTGTACGACTTCGGCGAATCTCAAGGTCGTCATTTCCTGGTCATGGAGTTCATCGAGGGCAAAACCCTCGGCTTCTACATAGCGACTCAGGGACGGATCCCGCCAGCGGTCGCGGCGCGGTTCTGTCGACAGGTGGCGCTCGGGCTCGATCACGCCCACGGCAAAGGGCTGATCCACCGGGACGTGAACCCGTATAACGTCATCGTGACCAAGGAAGGGATCGCCAAGCTCGCCGACATGGGCCTGGCCATCGACCTGGCCGACGAGGGGAAGGTCACACGCGATGGCGCGACGGTCGGTACGTTCGACTACGTCGCACCGGAGCAGGCCCGACACTCCCACTCGGCCGACATCCGAAGCGACATCTATTCATTGGGTTGCACCTTCTATCACATGGTCGCGGGTCAGGTCCCGTTTCCGCATCCAGGGCTCGCCGAGAAGCTTTTCGCACACCAGTCCCAGGAAGCAGCCCCACTTGCCGGCCTGACACCTGACGTCCCTCCCGGATTGGCCGAAGTCGTCGGGAAGATGATGCGGAAGAAACCTGAGGAGCGTTTCCAGAATCCGCAGGAGGTCGCAGCAGCCTTACGCCCCTACACGGAGAGAAGTCCCGTCGAACGCGAGGCCGTCATCGCGGTCGGAGCGACGGGCGGGGACGTGCGAGCCCCTGAACGCGGCGATCTCGGGTCGGGAGACGCGCCGACGAGCACGACGGGCGGGAGCGACGTCGGGAACGAGGCGTCACAGGAATTCTCGATCCAGGTCGACCTCGGACCGGCTCCCTCATTGACCGGATCAGTGCGCAATCCCCGGCCCTGGTTCGGAACAGCCGGACCCAGGCCTCCCTCCGGGTGCGACTCGACTTCCTCGGGCTCGGACTCGGGTTCCGCCGTATCCGCGTCACGTCTCGACTTACCGGCCGGCCCCGGCCGCCCCCGCTGGCAGAAGGCCGCCATGCTTCTCGGCCTCCTCGCGAGCGGCCTCGCCGTCGAGGAGGGCGTGCGACGATCGCTTGGACGGGGCGACGCCCAAGTCAGACGCCCGACTCTCTCCGCGAATGTGGCAAAAGGAGCTTCGCCGGGTCGAGTCATGCCGCCGATCGACTGGGACAAGTCGCCGGTGGCGGTCTTGCAGCCTGACGGCTCCATGGCGTCCGCCCCCGACCTACTTCGTGCGATGGAGACGGCCCTCGGCGGCAAGGGTATCGTGGTCCTGCGGGGTGGGACGCCCATCGAACTCCAGGCCGGCGAAGGCCATTCGATCTCGGGCCGCGGCACTCTTCAGATCCAGGGCGTCGAAGGCGAGACGACGGTGTTGAAAATCGCCCTCGACGCCGCGAAGCCATTCCTGGCGACCGGGTCCGGCGTGAATCTCGTGCTGAAGAATCTGACCATCGAGGTCAGTCGTCCTGCGGTTCCGAGCGTAGCGGCCTCTCCCGCTCCCGCGCCACCTGCTTTGATCATGGCCGCCGGCAAGGCCCTCCTGGAGCACTGCGCCATTCGGACCGCGCCGACTCATGGGTATCCGGGCTCGTGTGCGATCGTCTCGAACGGTGGAGGCTTGAGCGTCACCCACTGCTGGTTCGAAGGATTCGAGACGGCCGTCGAGATCAGGGCGTTGGCGGGCAACGATCACATCCTGAGACAGTCCATGTTTGTCCCCGGCGGCACTCCCTCGGAAGCGGTGAAGTCGGGAAAGCCCGTGCGGCGGGGCTGGGCGGCCCGGATCGTCTTCGAGGGGGGGGGAGTCCCGAGAGGGGGGCGATCGGTGCGTTTCGATCACTGCACCTTCGTCGGCGAGGGCCTCTCGCAGATTGTGGGTTTTACGGGCCGTTCCCCGTTGCGACTGGATGCGGTCGGCTGTGCGGCGCGCGTCGAACGCCTGCTCGGCTGGTCGGGCTCGCCGTCGGACGCATCCTGGACCCCAAAGTCCCTGACGTGGACGGGCGTCGATAACCAGTTGGACGTCGCCGGCGATGTATGGATCTCGACGGCCGAGGCCGCCCCGACCGTGTCGGGGGCCGACGAATGGGCCCGGATCTATTCGGAAAAGGGGCTGAATCGGGCGGCGATCCAGTTCACTATGGCCCCCCTGACGCCCGACGGCCGACTGAGTCCGCAAGCTTACTCGATCGTCCGAGCGACTTCACCGACGCCAGGGGCGGACCCCTATGAGGTCGGACCCAAGCCGTGA
- a CDS encoding RNA polymerase sigma factor yields the protein MATSDSDALVVRQVRAGNSLAWRQLIERFEGRLLAFVDSRLRDRAASEDVVQETFIGFLTSLPHYDEKRDIEAYLFSIAAHKLTDHLRKQGRRPIDQFGSDDHGRPLDEVPGGARAASSIARSGERRREEERVLSESMGQLVREWLARGDYDRIRCMELLIVKGWANKDAARKLGLTEQAVASYKFQTIARLKDMARRSGMSLDDLNEG from the coding sequence ATGGCGACGTCCGATTCCGACGCCCTTGTCGTCCGGCAGGTCCGCGCGGGAAACTCCCTGGCGTGGCGACAACTCATCGAGCGTTTCGAGGGTCGGCTCCTGGCCTTCGTCGACAGCCGCCTCCGCGATCGAGCCGCGAGCGAGGACGTCGTCCAGGAGACGTTCATCGGCTTCTTGACCAGTCTGCCTCACTACGACGAGAAGCGAGACATCGAAGCCTACCTTTTCTCAATCGCCGCGCACAAGCTGACCGACCACCTGCGCAAACAGGGCCGACGGCCGATCGACCAGTTCGGTTCCGACGATCACGGCCGGCCGCTCGACGAGGTGCCCGGCGGGGCCCGCGCCGCGTCGAGCATCGCTCGGAGCGGCGAGCGCCGTCGCGAGGAAGAACGGGTTCTCAGCGAATCGATGGGCCAACTTGTCCGCGAATGGCTGGCGCGCGGCGACTACGACCGCATCCGTTGCATGGAATTGCTCATCGTGAAGGGCTGGGCCAACAAGGACGCCGCCCGGAAGTTGGGCCTTACGGAGCAGGCGGTGGCCAGCTACAAGTTCCAGACGATCGCGCGGCTCAAGGACATGGCTCGTCGCTCCGGGATGAGCCTCGACGACCTGAACGAGGGGTGA